One part of the Marinobacter sp. M3C genome encodes these proteins:
- the glcF gene encoding glycolate oxidase subunit GlcF encodes MKTNLVAEFQNTAEGLEAESILQACVHCGFCTATCPTYQELNDERDGPRGRIYLIKELLEGAEVTSKTRDHLDGCLTCRACETTCPSGVQYGRLIDIGRGVIEEKLERPRNERLMRLALRKILPYSSRFGPLLALGQTFRPLLPEALKSKVPPRRKASPWPTARHPRVMMGLAGCAQSSAAPTTNASTARVLDKLGITLVEAPKAGCCGAVSYHLSAHEEGLNFMRNNIDAWWPAIEAGAEAIVMTASGCGAMVQDYGHLLRDDPVYAQKAKRVSELMKDISEVLLAEDLEKLDLQASADKIAFHCPCTLQHAMQKNGLVEQVLTKVGFNLAKTKDKHLCCGSAGTYSIMQPEMSQKLLKNKLAALTLDQPDRIVTANIGCQLHLETKAKVPVQHWVELLDR; translated from the coding sequence ATGAAGACCAACCTTGTTGCTGAATTTCAGAACACTGCGGAAGGCCTGGAAGCCGAATCCATATTGCAGGCTTGCGTCCATTGCGGTTTTTGCACCGCAACCTGCCCGACCTATCAAGAACTCAATGACGAACGTGACGGCCCTCGGGGTCGCATCTACCTGATTAAGGAGCTGTTGGAAGGCGCTGAAGTCACCAGCAAAACCCGCGACCATCTGGACGGCTGCTTGACCTGCCGCGCCTGCGAAACCACCTGCCCCTCCGGTGTCCAATACGGTCGTCTGATAGATATTGGCCGTGGCGTGATTGAGGAAAAGCTGGAACGCCCGCGTAACGAGCGGTTAATGCGGCTGGCATTGCGAAAAATATTGCCGTACAGCAGCCGATTCGGGCCGCTGCTGGCGCTTGGGCAAACGTTCAGGCCCCTGCTTCCAGAGGCCCTGAAATCCAAGGTGCCGCCGCGACGCAAGGCCTCACCCTGGCCCACTGCCAGACACCCTCGGGTGATGATGGGGCTGGCCGGTTGCGCACAATCCTCCGCTGCCCCCACGACCAATGCGTCAACGGCGCGAGTGCTGGACAAGCTTGGAATTACTCTGGTAGAGGCTCCGAAAGCCGGATGTTGCGGTGCCGTCAGTTATCACCTGTCGGCCCATGAGGAAGGTTTAAACTTCATGCGCAACAACATCGACGCCTGGTGGCCCGCCATTGAAGCCGGGGCCGAAGCCATTGTAATGACCGCCTCCGGCTGTGGCGCCATGGTGCAAGACTACGGCCACCTGCTTCGCGACGACCCGGTGTACGCCCAAAAAGCCAAGCGCGTCAGTGAACTGATGAAAGACATCAGTGAAGTGTTGCTGGCCGAAGATCTGGAAAAGCTCGATCTGCAGGCATCCGCCGACAAAATAGCCTTCCACTGCCCCTGCACCCTGCAGCACGCCATGCAGAAAAATGGCCTGGTGGAACAGGTTCTGACCAAAGTCGGTTTTAACCTGGCCAAAACCAAAGACAAACACCTGTGCTGCGGTTCCGCGGGCACCTACTCGATCATGCAGCCGGAAATGAGCCAGAAGCTGTTGAAGAACAAACTCGCAGCGCTGACCCTGGACCAACCTGACCGCATCGTCACCGCCAATATTGGCTGCCAGCTGCATCTGGAAACCAAGGCAAAGGTGCCGGTACAGCATTGGGTGGAACTGCTGGACCGATGA
- the csiR gene encoding DNA-binding transcriptional regulator CsiR, with product MNLNTRQEEQADIRENLGVRAYKLLKNDIIKGQFHPDEKLRMSILKERYDLGIGPLREALSQLVAEQLVVAISQRGYRVSPMSLAELHDIYDARAELEAMMLGLAIERGDDNWEADILARNYQLAKLSETHTPGSLLEVWDARHSQFHIALVCGCRSPQLMKVRDGLFDKVQRYRHVWLKETVFSSEALEKKRQEHAALVEVTLARRKEEAEKMMREHLMTPVPIITAVMQQQGTA from the coding sequence ATGAATCTGAACACACGCCAAGAAGAGCAGGCGGATATCAGAGAGAACCTCGGTGTCCGCGCTTACAAGCTGCTAAAGAATGACATTATCAAGGGTCAGTTCCACCCCGACGAGAAGCTACGTATGAGCATCTTGAAGGAGCGCTACGACCTCGGTATCGGGCCGCTACGCGAAGCCTTGTCGCAATTGGTAGCCGAGCAATTAGTCGTGGCCATCAGCCAGAGAGGCTATCGCGTTTCTCCAATGTCGCTTGCAGAATTGCATGATATTTACGATGCGCGCGCAGAGCTGGAAGCCATGATGCTTGGCCTGGCGATTGAACGGGGTGATGACAACTGGGAAGCGGACATATTGGCCCGAAACTATCAGCTCGCTAAACTGAGTGAAACCCATACCCCCGGCTCACTGCTGGAAGTATGGGATGCCCGCCATAGCCAATTCCATATCGCTCTGGTTTGCGGCTGCCGTTCTCCTCAGCTTATGAAAGTGCGCGACGGCCTTTTTGATAAAGTTCAGCGCTATCGCCATGTCTGGCTAAAAGAAACTGTTTTTTCCAGCGAGGCCTTAGAAAAAAAACGCCAAGAGCACGCTGCGCTTGTGGAGGTTACTCTTGCACGCCGCAAAGAAGAGGCCGAGAAGATGATGCGCGAACACCTGATGACGCCTGTGCCGATCATCACTGCAGTCATGCAACAGCAAGGAACTGCCTGA
- a CDS encoding acyl-CoA dehydrogenase gives MLLAPPTAIICLGVLTMSHFNWDDPLLLEQQLTDEERQIRDAAHDYCQEKLQPRVLSAFREERFDREIMSEMGELGLLGATVSPEYGGSGVNHVSYGLIAREVERVDSGYRSAMSVQSSLVMYPIEAYGSEEQKHKYLPKLASGELVGCFGLTEPDHGSDPGSMITRAVKVDGGYSLTGAKIWITNSPIADIAVVWAKSAAHDNQIKGFIVERGTKGFNTPKIEGKVSLRASVTGEIVLDDAFVPEENLLPNVSGLKGPFGCLNKARFGIAWGVMGTAEFCWHAARQYTLDRKQFGRPLAANQLVQKKLADMQTEITLGLQAALQVGRLMDSGNWAPEMVSLIKRNNCGKALDIARQSRDMHGGNGVSDEYGVIRHMVNLESVNTYEGTHDIHALILGRAQTGIQAFF, from the coding sequence ATGCTTCTTGCACCACCAACCGCCATTATCTGTTTAGGAGTTTTGACGATGAGCCATTTTAATTGGGACGATCCACTACTGCTGGAACAGCAGTTGACTGATGAAGAGCGCCAGATTCGCGACGCTGCCCATGACTACTGCCAGGAAAAACTCCAACCGCGGGTTTTGTCAGCGTTTCGCGAGGAACGTTTTGACCGCGAAATCATGAGCGAGATGGGCGAACTCGGCTTGTTGGGTGCAACGGTCTCACCGGAATACGGTGGCTCGGGCGTTAATCACGTTTCTTATGGATTGATTGCGCGCGAAGTTGAGCGCGTTGACTCCGGTTACCGCTCGGCCATGAGCGTGCAGTCATCGCTGGTGATGTACCCCATCGAAGCTTATGGCTCGGAAGAGCAGAAGCACAAGTACTTACCCAAACTTGCCAGCGGCGAACTCGTTGGTTGTTTCGGTCTGACAGAGCCAGACCACGGCTCCGACCCAGGCTCGATGATTACCCGTGCGGTGAAAGTCGACGGTGGCTATTCTCTCACCGGCGCCAAAATCTGGATTACCAACAGTCCGATTGCCGATATCGCAGTGGTATGGGCAAAATCCGCTGCCCACGATAACCAGATCAAAGGCTTTATTGTTGAACGCGGCACCAAAGGATTCAACACGCCGAAAATCGAAGGCAAAGTGTCTCTTCGTGCGTCTGTTACTGGCGAGATCGTGTTGGACGATGCGTTTGTACCAGAAGAGAATTTGCTACCGAACGTCAGCGGCTTGAAAGGCCCGTTTGGTTGCCTGAACAAAGCCCGCTTCGGTATCGCTTGGGGCGTAATGGGCACGGCTGAATTCTGCTGGCACGCAGCACGTCAGTACACCCTGGACCGCAAGCAGTTTGGCCGTCCATTGGCTGCTAACCAATTGGTTCAGAAAAAACTCGCCGACATGCAGACCGAGATCACCTTGGGTTTGCAGGCAGCGTTGCAGGTGGGTCGCTTGATGGATAGCGGCAACTGGGCCCCAGAGATGGTTTCGCTGATCAAGCGCAATAACTGTGGCAAGGCACTGGACATCGCTCGTCAGTCGCGTGACATGCACGGCGGCAACGGCGTTTCCGACGAGTACGGCGTGATTCGCCACATGGTGAATCTGGAATCGGTTAACACCTATGAAGGCACGCACGACATACATGCGCTGATTCTGGGCCGGGCTCAAACCGGCATCCAAGCCTTTTTCTGA
- a CDS encoding CaiB/BaiF CoA-transferase family protein has translation MAGPLKELRVLDLSRVLAGPWTTQILADMGAEVIKIEKPDSGDDTRHWGPPWLQAADGQETRESAYYLAANRGKHSLTVDISQPEGQALIRELACQSDILVENFKSGGLAKKGLDYATLSALNPGLIYCSITGFGHTGPMSEMPGYDYLIQAQGGLMSITGAADGQPGAGPKRVGVAVADLTTGMNATIAILGALYHRTQTGEGQHIDIALLDVQVSWLANQAQNYFCSGKPPVRTGDYHPNLVPYQPFPTSDGQQIIIAIGNNGQFQRWCETIGLGEIAQDVRFATNAERVKHRVELIEILVSVTKTRTLKQWTVLLNEIGVPCGPIQDIAQVFDDPQVKARGMQITLDSAYGPVKGVANPIKYSKTTIEYHKAPPALGEDTDAVLERVLQKSASEIAALKTKGVV, from the coding sequence ATGGCAGGTCCCTTAAAAGAGTTGCGCGTACTTGATCTTAGCCGCGTGTTGGCTGGCCCTTGGACAACCCAGATTCTGGCGGACATGGGGGCCGAGGTCATCAAGATCGAGAAGCCCGATAGCGGCGATGATACGCGCCACTGGGGGCCGCCCTGGCTCCAGGCCGCGGATGGCCAGGAAACCCGCGAGTCTGCTTATTACCTCGCGGCCAATCGCGGTAAACATTCACTAACAGTGGATATCAGTCAACCTGAAGGTCAGGCGCTGATTCGCGAACTCGCTTGCCAAAGCGACATTCTGGTCGAAAACTTCAAAAGCGGTGGTCTTGCGAAGAAGGGGTTGGACTACGCCACGCTCTCGGCGCTCAACCCGGGCTTGATTTATTGCTCAATCACGGGCTTCGGGCACACCGGGCCTATGTCAGAAATGCCGGGCTACGACTACCTGATTCAGGCCCAGGGCGGATTGATGAGCATTACCGGGGCGGCAGACGGCCAGCCTGGCGCCGGCCCCAAACGCGTTGGTGTAGCGGTGGCGGATTTAACCACCGGCATGAACGCCACCATCGCCATACTGGGCGCGTTATACCACCGGACACAAACAGGCGAAGGGCAGCATATCGATATAGCGCTGCTGGACGTACAGGTGAGCTGGCTCGCCAATCAGGCGCAAAACTACTTCTGCAGTGGCAAGCCCCCGGTACGTACCGGTGATTACCACCCCAACCTTGTCCCCTATCAGCCGTTTCCTACGTCTGACGGCCAGCAGATCATTATTGCCATCGGGAATAATGGACAGTTTCAGCGCTGGTGCGAGACCATTGGCCTCGGCGAGATTGCCCAAGACGTGCGTTTTGCGACCAATGCTGAGCGAGTGAAACACCGCGTTGAGCTCATCGAGATTTTAGTAAGCGTGACCAAAACACGCACGCTCAAACAGTGGACGGTGCTTCTCAACGAGATTGGCGTGCCCTGCGGTCCGATTCAGGACATCGCCCAGGTATTCGATGATCCGCAGGTTAAGGCGCGCGGAATGCAGATAACACTCGATTCCGCTTATGGCCCGGTGAAAGGGGTGGCCAATCCGATCAAATACTCGAAAACGACGATTGAATACCACAAAGCGCCGCCAGCGCTGGGCGAAGATACAGACGCCGTGCTTGAGCGTGTGTTGCAAAAATCCGCCAGTGAGATAGCAGCGCTAAAAACGAAAGGCGTGGTTTAG